The Drosophila yakuba strain Tai18E2 chromosome X, Prin_Dyak_Tai18E2_2.1, whole genome shotgun sequence DNA segment AATCAACATTTTTGGGTAATATAGACTAACGATTAAGGCCACATGTCCCATGGAGCTGCAAAACTTTCCAATGGACAGACAATCATGCCCCCTAGTAATTGGAAGTTGTAAgtttattaacatttatacatatattcacCTTGTTTTATTCCCCTTTCAATTCATTAGATGGCTATATCAACCAACAGCTAATCTATGAATGGAAAAATCAGGACGATGCGGTGTCCTTTGTTCCAGGAATGACTTTAAATCAATTCGATCTGATTAGCATGATGCATCGCAATTTCACAACAGTTCGTCGCGAAGGCGATTTTTCAGTCCTGCATGTGGCTTTTAATCTCAAACGTCACACAGGATACTTCCTCATTCAAGTAAGATACACATTAATACATTAAAGAGTGTTTAGAAGTATGCTACAACTTGTGTAAACCTCTGAAATATTCTTTAAACATCCGTATTAACTAATTGGTCTTTACAATGCGGTTTAGGTATATGTTCCCTGTATACTGATCGTGGTTTTGTCATGGGTCTCCTTCTGGATACATCGCGAGGCCACCAGTGACAGAGTGAGTCTGTGCGTGACCTCAGTGCTGACCCTATCCACCATTAGTCTGGACTCACGAACCGATTTGCCAAAAGTCAAGTACGCCACAGCTTTGGATTGGTTTCTATTGATGAGCTTTCTATACTGCATTGCCACTCTGTTGGAATTTGCCGGAGTCCACTACTTCACGAAACTCGGAAGCGGAGAGAGTCCTCAGCTGGAGGATCAGTGGGAGGACATCTGCATAGCCAACTCATTATCGGATCATGCCGGTGAGGTCGATGGTGATggtgaagctgaagctgacgCTGATCCATTTGCGGATGAGGACTCCAGTGATGGTAGTGAAAATGATGAAAACGAGGGCGGCGTCAGTGAGTCCGTTGAGTCGAAAAGCGGTGTCTGTGTCTGCAACAAAAACGATGCTCTCGGATTGGAATATGAGGTTTCGTTGCAGAATTCACTAGCTGGAGCTGGTTTTCTCAAAAGAAATGCAATCTTTTGCCCCACATATACGGTGAGTTAAGTTTTAATGTACCAAAAAAGCAACTTGAATTCGTTTATTTATCAGGACCCATCGTACATCCTGCCAAACACCATGGAGAGAACCACCCAAACGGAGCCCCCGGCCGTTTCCCGATTGCATCAGATGTGGATGTGCCTGAAGAGCGACAACAGTTTCCGGAAACAACGAGAACGCAACGCGGCGGCCCAAAAGAGCGAACAAGGTGGCGCCAACTGCTATGTCAATAGTGTATCCCTAATCGATAGGGTGGCGCGTATTGCCTTCCCCATGTCCTTCGCATTTCTGAACCTACTGTACTGGTGGGCATACGGCATGTACAAAAAGGAGTTCTCATGGTCCAATATGAAGGCATAGAGTTGATTAATAAACGTTGATTctaaaattgaattgatttttgaatggaTGCTACTTGGGCATTGTTTTGCCGGCAAAAGCTCGTCGTGCGGTGGGTGACCGCAATAAATGTGTCTTAAGTGCCAATCAATCCGTTTCTATTTCTGGATCTGTGTCAGTGTGTTCAAATGCATTGCTCGGACATTTTTGTAGGACAATTCTCGAAGCATGTTTCCGAAATatgaaaattcaattgaaattggaaatataatttaatatatatacagtCTAGAGCTCCTAAAAGCGatgcatacatatttttttgaatgTTTATTTAGCATAcagattattttatttcaaaaaggTACAAAGCTTTTCGCGAGCTTAACCGCGCGATGTCGCTTTACAAAAAGCACAGCCTCATTGCCAAATCTGAAGGCGAAAAGGACATCCATGGAAAGCACAGGCCTACGTATGTATTTGATAACACGAACCGACTTGGATAATAGGGATGCGCAATGCAGGTCAAGCCGAGCGAAATGAACTCACCCGAGAAGCTCCCGCACAAGCATCTCTATAAGCAATTATTCATTAGATAGATATAGATACTGTGGGTGCTCGCACGCAGTTCGCAGCAGTTCGAGGCTACGCGTGAACCAAAGGACCaaaatacaatatacaaatatacaaaaatactGACAGAGACGGGTAAACGAGGTGCGAGCGGGAAAGGGAGAGGGAAGCGCAGCGATTAAGTGATAAAGTTTCCCAATGCATTGCGTTGAATTTGCGTTTTATTCGCTAGTGCTGCTTGATATTGATATGAGCGAAAGGGCAAGAGGAACTGAAACTGGTGCCCCAAATGCATAAGTAGCTTGAATTGTTTGCATTCGATTGTAATGTGCTCCAATCTCAACATAATGCTTTCGTCCACCCAAATCGGCTTCTTTTTTAAATGTGCAAGCTCGCGTACACGGCATCATTTGGTGGGCGTTAAAAAAACTGGTGTTTGAATAAtagttttcatttcaaaaatatcaacTGACCCAATAGATGTCATGAAAAGCAAGACCTCGAAAATTGTGTTCGGTAGCAAAACTAAAAAAGTCGGCGTGTAACAAGGACATCCGCTCGGCGTTGCCACCTTGTGCAGGTGTTTTAAGACCAGCAATTAGTTTAAGGACATAATTACGGTGCAATTAAATTCTTCACAATAATTGTTTCGCTCACGTTACATAATGGAACGAACTTAAGAACAGTGTATCCGATAGGACTGCACTGCACACTACTATTGTTCATAttttgcttgcatttttattgataCCCAAACCATTGCTGAAGAATTCGCGTTTTTAATTGTTCAGGGATAATAAAGAAAGTGCTGAAGAATTCgcgtttattttgtttacttgttGTTATACTGTTTTGCTGTTTATAGTTATTCCTTTGTGTTGTACTACAAAACCACGAAAACGTTGCAATCCACAGCTTTTTGAAACATGCCAGGGTAAGACAGCCAGATGCCTTTGATTCTGCTACCACGATGCGAGACCAAAAGCTGGAAATGACAGCGCAATCGATTCCAAAAAGTTGAGACCCAACAAACGACACAAGCAAAAGCTGTCAATATGACATGTTTTACGCGCGTCGGAGTATCCTGTAGTCTGTTCTTTTTCCTACTGGGCGCCCAGCTACAATTGATTCGGTAAGTGGATTGAGTAGCATAGCCAATTTGTAttatcataaaaaaaataacagatGATATCATTCTGCGAACCTGAATATTGAAAATGAGCagaacatttatttattatgtatttgaTGTATTTTTTCAGATGTATTCGAAAGGATGTACTAGCTGGCCGCCTTGAGAATGTCACCCAAACAATATCGAACATACTGCAAGGATACGATATTCGACTCAGGCCCAATTTCGGAGGAGAGCCCCTACATGTCGGCATGGATTTGACCATAGCCAGCTTTGATGCCATATCAGAAGTTAACATGGTAAGTGCATTGCACACTATTTGGGTACATGATAATTCTAATTGCGTTTTTGGTCATCAAATCATTAGGATTACACGATAACAATGTATTTAAATCAGTACTGGCGCGACGAGCGTTTGGCATTTAATATCTTTGGACAATATTTCGAAGACGAGAACGACGATGGCATAAGCGATGTGTTGACCTTATCCGGAGACTTTGCTGAAAAGATATGGGTACCGGATACGTTTTTCGCCAATGATAAAAACAGGTGCAGCAAAACCATTATAAATGTACCATTTCTAAACTATTCTGTTTCAGTTTTCTGCACGATGTCACCGAGAGGAATAAACTGGTGAGACTGGGCGGCGATGGAGCTGTTACATATGGCATGAGATTCACCACGACCCTCGCCTGCATGATGGATCTGCACTACTATCCATTGGACTCCCAGAATTGCACGGTGGAAATTGAGAGCTGTAAGTGGACTCCTGggaaattcctttttttttgtacttggTTAATGGATTAACTTGATCAAATTTATGATGATAAGGCATTTGTTTATGGCTAGGACTCATAAAAGATGTACATTGATATGCTCTTCTtaacaaagaaaatatttaaaattacttGTCTGACAGCGTAGATAGTATTAAAACTtgagaaatttaaaagttgttATAATCAGATGAAGTAAAATCTCAAGATTGCTTTATATAAATAACTACTACTTAATTACTTATCactaataattaaaatatacgTTTTAAATACTCTCAACCTTGCAGATGGATACACGGTCAGCGATGTGGTGATGTACTGGAAGCCAACGCCAGTGCGCGGAGTGGAGGATGCGGAGCTGCCGCAGTTCACCATCATTGGGTACGAGACCAATGACCGTAAGGAGCGGCTGGCCACCGGAGTCTATCAGCGGCTCTCGCTTTCATTTAAACTGCAACGGAATATCGGATACTTTGTGTTCCAGACCTATCTGCCCAGCATTCTGATCGTAATGCTGTCGTGGGTCTCGTTCTGGATTAACCACGAGGCGACTAGTGCCCGGGTTGCATTGGGCATCACCACGGTGCTCACCATGACCACCATTAGCACGGGTGTTCGCAGCTCACTGCCGCGCATATCGTATGTGAAGGCCATCGACATTTATCTGGTCATGTGCTTCGTTTTCGTGTTCGCAGCCCTCCTGGAATACGCTGCCGTTAACTATACTTACTGGGGCAAAAGggctaaaaagaaaataaagaaggTCAAAGAATGTTGTCCAGGCAAGATCGGTAGGTCTACACTAGAATTCGTGCCGTATATACCCAATGTTTATACAAAATAACCCACGACCATAGGAAAGAGCGAAAGATCCGAGACGTGTTCAACGACAGAGGACATTATCGAGCTGCAGGACGTCCGAATGAGTCCTATACCTTCTTTGCGAAGAGGTACCTACAATGCCACCCTCGACTCCATCGGCACCGAGACCATGAATTTAGGAAAGTTCCCCCCAAGTTTTCGAATAACTCGTAATTATGGCACCGGACACAGCCAGCTTAGACGTCGCGCCCAGAGGGGTAAGCATGAAACGTAATCTTATattaaacatatattataaACTAATGTTGAAATCCGATTCGCAGGAATCTCTACCCGCCCACGCATGTTGCATGCCCTTAAAAGAGGTGCCTCCGCTATTAAGGCCACCATACCGAAGATCAAAGATGTCAATATTATTGACAAATACTCCCGAATGATATTTCCGATCAGTTTTCTTGCGTTCAATCTTGGCTACTGGCTGTTTTATATTCTGGAATGATATATATAACGTGAACGAGTAATTAATTCCCCTAGCAACAGAACCATGAGACCCAAATACGACTTTTTATAACCTCCATAATAAAGATTGACTTCGCCATAGTATTTGGGCGTACCTGAATTATTAGCATGACTCATTTTTCTGCTTCACTCATCCGCTggcttaaaaatatacaaaataacgAATGATGATTAAATCAAAGTAAGATAGGAAATCAATTTTGGTTAAGGTGCGAATCATGTGACTATTTAGAAATACAAACGTACGTGACCGCCCATTTCCCAATTTTCCATTGAGAGAGAACGCACTGATTATCAGTTTCTACTGTTTACTACTCCAAATCGCTTATAGCTAGTCTTACGTCTAGCGATTCTATATTTAATCCTGCATCCATTGTCAATCCGCTCCTTCAATTCAATCGAATAACCACCAATGCTCCTCGAGCTCTCCGTTAGCACTAATGTGGCGAGGACTCAGGCTCACTGGGTTCGAATCCACCGTCGCACATTGGTCGATCACACGAAAACGCTGGCCAAAAGTccaaaaatcaatattaaGAGCTCAAGTATTTTGCGCATTCGTATATTACAATAATTTACAGAATTGAGTGAATGAAATACTGCAGAAACAAAACTTGCATAATTTGCCATATGGAACACATTTCACCCCAAATTTTTGTTGTCGCCGGCGATATTTTCGAATACTTTTTATTTCCCACGTTTTCGTTTCTGTAGGAATTTCCTCATTTAGTTATGTAAAATACTGtcggaaaaaaaataaacacaaaaaaaacactaatGCACAACCGGACATACCCGAACCATGGAATGGTTCCCGGAATTCGCATTTTGATCCGCTGCTGAAGATGCGTTTGTCGCGATGTAATCAGCACCGCCTATGTAACTTACAAATTAGTGATAGTTTAAAATAACATTTGAAAACGGAACaaactaataataatagttaaaGCTACACACCTGTTGTGGACTTTGGCAGGTTAACTACATCGCGCCGAAATGTTGACAAATTCTGTGTGAATCTAAGCAATAAAAAGTACATGGTTAATATTAAAGCAACAGCAGATGGGCCTACATATATACATGTCAGTTTTTACGACTcacttttctttgtttttactGGAAACATTTCGCTCAATGCCGACCATCAGATCATCGAACCATTGCGCCATTGTCTGTTGCTTTTCAATTGGTTGACCACAGATAATTCTATCCTTTAAGGATCtattacaataaataaaaaacacgcATTAGATCGGGCTTTGGGATATAGTTTATCTTTCTTACCGGTAATAGTCCTCATAAAGTAATATGAGAACCAGCAATGGACGTGACATGGACCACTGGTTTCGACAATCCTCTGCCAACACGTTGTTCAGTAATGAGGACATCATACTCTGGAGTAACTCAGAATTCATTTCAACAACCTGTgaggaaataaataattaaatagtGCTCCGCGTTCTTTCTTTTCATACAAACCTTTAAGAATTGCGCATTTTCTTGATTTAAGCTACGGAGCTTTTTGTTTGGAAATGTAGAAACtacaaaattttcaaaaattaagtttaaaaaagTTACACTTTATGATTTACAGCATACCTTTCATCTGAAGCTGTTTAAAAATGTACGACACAATACTATCCAAAATTGTGCAGCAACTTATATAAATGGCCGAGTCTAAAATGAAATATGTGTTAGAAACATCTTTGAATGCTGAATATAAGTGTGGGCACACCTAATGCGGCCAGTCCTTTGGTAAgactttttaaaatgtaaacgAATGCAGCAGGCTCCAAGGCAGCCAAGTAAGAAACATGATCTTGCGACAGACAATTTAGTAAGTTGTAGTAGGCCGTTGATAATTTTGGGTATTCCTgcaattttacaattaattttccaataaTTAATCCACTTTATCATATAGTTACTCACAAGTAAATCGCTCTGTTCTATGGTAAGAATCAACTTGGCGATAATATTGAGTACACTGTCCAATGTATCATCTCCGTACAATTTAAATACCCCACAATTGACATAGTTGCCGCCAAGTGAGTTCTTTAAGATCAAGAAGCATATGGCAATTCCCTTCAGTCTCATCGGGTAAAGTCGATCACGTGGAACTTCTTGGTGCAGAATGCGATTGCCgtatatacaaattagtttCGAGGCCTCGCGGAATAGGAGAATGCCCATTGGGCTGGATACATTGCCTGCCAGCCTTTGGGTGCGGCAATGCACTAGTTCGGCAAACAATTTTAGAATTGGTGTCGTAACGGCAGGATCGTGAGCCCACAGCTCCATCGCACGCAATAGTATGGGCAAATAGTCTGCATAATACAACCATTCGAAAAGCATGGTGTATTGAATGCGCGCGTTGAGCGGCAGCGCTAATCCACGGAGGTCTCGAGCCAAGCCAATAATGGCCTTTTTAGCCTCTTCATTAGAGAAGATGTTATTGTCCATCAGCACAGAGCCAAGGGACTCGAATTGATCTaggtaaaaaataaattagtaTCTGAGAATGTGAGAAATGAAAGGGTCATTTTcagcaaaatgaaattgttgtGGAATCTTTGCAAATGCCCGTATATCGATTTGTAAACTGACTTGTTAAAGGTTCCAAAAAATTGTAGAATCTTTCTTCATCCTCGCCCAAATCGAACATCAGTAATCGGCCTAATGAAGTATAGAACATTGTGCGACATCTCATCTCGCTCAAAGTGGAATTCGTTCCTAGGAATGGGAAATGTTCGCTTGTGTGATGTGTAAGCATAAACTGGACTTCTTCTAGACGTGCCAGTTTGCGCACAGAATTAAAATGCACAGAGAGATCGGATAATAACATCAGGGTTTTGGTGATAATCGGCTCAGAGCGTCcccaaaactttaaatttgtaattctGAAAGATGTAGATGTAAGATGTATGTTGTTAAGCCTTTACGTcgattcaatttaaaatataaactacTTACATTTTGCGattaataaaacttaaaagCATTTGCTCGTCACTCAGTCCAAAGACCTCGCTAAGTCTCTTGTTCAAATTGGCTTTTTGCGCCTGCTCGCTGCTATGCATTTTTCGGACCTGGTCCAAAAAGCTCAGTATCGCCAGCTCCAGCTTTTCGCAACCCGCTTGGGGCAATCGAGCATCGGTGAGGCTCATCAGTTGCAGGACCCTTATCACGAGCTCCGCGTCCATTGTGTCATGCTCATCGCTTGTCGTAACCGAGAGGCGACCCACTATTGCCGACCCAATTATATACACCAGCCACGTTAATTGTAGCTCGTGTATAGTGATATCTATGGTATTAGCGTTAGGCGTCTGCAGCAAGTTCTCATACTCTCGGGCTTTTTGATCGAAATGCTGGACAAGCAGACTAACCGTCTTGTTATACTCGCACCTTTCGATTACCGACAGTTGCTCCAGCTGTTGCTGCACCATACACAGATCGTCTAGGGGATCATCCAAGTTGTCACGGACAATAACAGGAACAGCATCCAGGCGCGAGTCAATATAGGCTTTGATAACCTCCGGGGTGTAGGTACCTAGCAAATGCGGATCCGGGGACTTTACATATGGTACAGACGCAACCATGCGTTGCCAAAGTGTGAGTAAGTAATGTACACTGTTCGGTGCAAAAAGCCATACCTAAGGGTAGAGAATGGGTGTAAGATTTTACCAGGCCCACAAGATTCAAggatgtacatacatgtagGGATTGGACAGTAAACTTAGCTATTAGTTGGATTGCTTCTGCATAACATGGGACCGCTATAAGTTCACCCAATTGATAATTAGACTTAAGACGAGCTAGCAAACGGCAGAACTCGTGATAGTTATCTGGGTCACTCAAGCCCTGTAAGAAATCGTTAGCGAAATATGTCTTAGATAGCTCTTCTTTGAGTACTTACGTGGAGGGTATTTAAAATATCTCTGACTCCTTCTACCAAGTGCGTTAGAAATTTTGTTCTCTCAGAATTACTAAAAAGAGAGCGACGCACAGATGTCATTTGAACCAGGCAGGATATGGAGTAGCTAGCTAAACCATTGGGCAAAATTTGGTATAAATCAAAAAAGAGTTTAAGTGTGTTCGAATCTAAGAATGCAGGACGCCAAGCTGTGGGTATCTACGTACAAGTTCAATTTAATAGAGTATCCAAATATATTAGTTGCATTTGCGTACATACCTGAACGTTGTTCATATCATCCGCAGACTCATCTGTGGAACTGCCAATGAAGTCGAAGCTCAGGCAATTTTTCGTTAGACGTAAGACGTGTGATATTAacctaaaataaaaaacaaaattaaccAAATTAACTAATAATGTAAAACCATTTCACAGTAGTATCCGTCAGATCCTGATCATGAAGATACAAAAAGTAATTCTAATGAATGGCCATTCTTGGTCTGATCTATTGGATAATATACTACAGCATAGTTAACTCACGCTTGCTGCGACTCGTCCATGAAGTTAATGTTTTTGCTATTATCACGGGCTGTGATCAGCAGAGAGCAGGATAGCAGAAAGGTTTCAAAGAGTTGCTGGTCCCGATACGATGTGGCTATTTTGCGATTTTTGGAGAAGGACAGGTGCACGTCCATCTCGACAACTGAGTTCATCTCACAAACCAGTTGTGACAGAATTTGGACGCCAATGGTGCAGTGCTCCACGGAGCCCTAAAATCGATTAATCATTTGAATTAGAAATAGttatttaacaacaaaaaatgtacgGGATACCTGCAAGAACTTTTTGACATCTTCCAATAGGTTTTGGAACACCATTTCCTCCTTGAACGAATCGAACCATCCGAACTTGGTTATCTTCGCCAGCAGAGTAACCAAGGCCTGGACAACAAAGTGCTGCAGATTGGGTACGGTGGCCAGATAGTTAAGAGCATAGCTGCGAATGTCAATCCTTTGCTCCAGACTTAATCCCTGAATGAGTTTGGTGAGTGTGGAGGCGGCCAGTAACTGGGCGTAGCTGGAATCGGCTCTGTCCAGCAGCAACTGGCATTTGGGCAGCGCATCCTGGCTGCTTACAAATGTGACTAGGGCTTTTTCCGCCTCGGCACGTATTCTTATGTCTGTGGCTTCATAGAGTTGCTTGCAAAGCACCTCCAGTTGTTGTATATCCTACAAACGCCATTAATTCGCTTATATTTACGTACTCTAAGTCAACAAGGCGCATTAAATACATACCATAACGATGAATACCGGaatttgcttaaaaataaacttgacAATTGtggaaacaaacaaacaagtgTGACCAAAACAACCGAATTTGAAATAGTTGCGATATTCTTGCACTTGTTGAACTGCAGACCCAGGAACGCCGTATTATCGCGGTGGGGAGTTTTTGTTGGCAAGGACCATGCCAGAACGGGACGGCACATATATTGCAAAgtgtaaattattttagtaGCTAGTACCTTGAAGTTGCAAAGTCTGTGTTAAACTGAATTTTGACTACACTACATTCTATTGACACGGTTGCTTAGATAAAATTCTTTTGCGTTGAGAATTTTCTAAATCTCATTTACTACGTTAGGAATTACACTTTGTACGCGTATTTAAGCACCAGTTTAATGGCTAAAATAAAAGAGTAAAATATCACAtacaataatataatttattacttTCGTATGGAATATGATAATATATAACAATATAACAGCTGGAGTTTCACATCTTCAAAAGATTCCATCCATTCCCCTCCGTGAGAGTATTGCATTATGCAATAACTGGAACTAAAAACCAGTGTTTcgcaattattaaaaataccATTCGTTCCCAAAAAATTTGCTGTCGCATCATTCTTTATGaacttattaaaatgtttattatcaCATgggaataataataagaacTAAAACATGATATCTTAGGAAATCTTGTTATCGATaacaattcattttatttaacttaaaacaataatttaaagaGTAAAAAACAATTGGAGAAGTCGAGGTTAAAGTCTATAAATTTATTCgaatcaaatgaaatcaataatAAATGTAGTAATTTTTCCTAAGGAATATGGATCAGGTGAGGTGAACATGCCGGTCGCCAGAAGAGGTTCTTCAGTCATCCATAACACATCTGTGGTCAGCTGATAGCCAATTACAGACATTGAATAGGTGGAAAACGTAAGCTTCTTTAATCGGAATAAATATAGAGGGCGAGGGTCGAAGTCAAGCCGGCTCGGAAGACCAGTAGGTTGTACCAGGGTTGATCCGTTATGGAATTCCAAAACCTGTAATCATGAAAGgttaaaaacttttcgccTTCCGCCTTATGGAAGataactaaacaaaaaaagccTGCCCACGAAAAAAGCTTGTTGAAATTTGATAAACAAATCAATACTGGCCCCATTAAtactttatttctttatttaaataatccACTAGGTGGACCACCATTCATAAGTTCATTCTTACGTACAAAACTCAGTATGGTTTTATAGTATTCGTTGTTTTTGACAAAAAATTAAGTAGATGACATTTTGTATacatcaaaaataaaatggatatattacaaatataaagattaaaatatcatacacacacataatGTTATATGACCTTCATTAATACAGTATCTTAATGTAAAACAGATTTCATTCAGGGTTCAATAAGcggttttataattttatttagttcGTCAAGTAGTATGCTTTTCTGAAGAGCTGGGTTTTATTGTCCTCACAGACCGAGCGCACAAGCCTTATTCCGTGGCAAGCAGCGAAAAGTTCTCAAAATTCAGCTTACCTTGTATGGACTCATCATCCAGGTCTTCGGTGCTGTTGGTAATACGTGCTGTCAACGAAATATAACGAATATTAATGAGTTTTCAACATGatataatgtaaatatatacgCACTTCTAGACCCCTTGGTTGAACTCATGCCCATGGAACTTTGTAAGCCCCCATTTCGGCCATACAGAACATTTTCCAAGTAGGGCAGTCCATTGTTATTAACAATGTTTAAGCCAAGGCACGTCTCGATTTGCTTCCAGCGATGCAGTCGTTCTTGCA contains these protein-coding regions:
- the LOC6524910 gene encoding ran-binding protein 16 isoform X3 — its product is MDIQQLEVLCKQLYEATDIRIRAEAEKALVTFVSSQDALPKCQLLLDRADSSYAQLLAASTLTKLIQGLSLEQRIDIRSYALNYLATVPNLQHFVVQALVTLLAKITKFGWFDSFKEEMVFQNLLEDVKKFLQGSVEHCTIGVQILSQLVCEMNSVVEMDVHLSFSKNRKIATSYRDQQLFETFLLSCSLLITARDNSKNINFMDESQQALISHVLRLTKNCLSFDFIGSSTDESADDMNNVQIPTAWRPAFLDSNTLKLFFDLYQILPNGLASYSISCLVQMTSVRRSLFSNSERTKFLTHLVEGVRDILNTLHGLSDPDNYHEFCRLLARLKSNYQLGELIAVPCYAEAIQLIAKFTVQSLHVWLFAPNSVHYLLTLWQRMVASVPYVKSPDPHLLGTYTPEVIKAYIDSRLDAVPVIVRDNLDDPLDDLCMVQQQLEQLSVIERCEYNKTVSLLVQHFDQKAREYENLLQTPNANTIDITIHELQLTWLVYIIGSAIVGRLSVTTSDEHDTMDAELVIRVLQLMSLTDARLPQAGCEKLELAILSFLDQVRKMHSSEQAQKANLNKRLSEVFGLSDEQMLLSFINRKIITNLKFWGRSEPIITKTLMLLSDLSVHFNSVRKLARLEEVQFMLTHHTSEHFPFLGTNSTLSEMRCRTMFYTSLGRLLMFDLGEDEERFYNFLEPLTNQFESLGSVLMDNNIFSNEEAKKAIIGLARDLRGLALPLNARIQYTMLFEWLYYADYLPILLRAMELWAHDPAVTTPILKLFAELVHCRTQRLAGNVSSPMGILLFREASKLICIYGNRILHQEVPRDRLYPMRLKGIAICFLILKNSLGGNYVNCGVFKLYGDDTLDSVLNIIAKLILTIEQSDLLEYPKLSTAYYNLLNCLSQDHVSYLAALEPAAFVYILKSLTKGLAALDSAIYISCCTILDSIVSYIFKQLQMKVSTFPNKKLRSLNQENAQFLKVVEMNSELLQSMMSSLLNNVLAEDCRNQWSMSRPLLVLILLYEDYYRSLKDRIICGQPIEKQQTMAQWFDDLMVGIERNVSSKNKEKFTQNLSTFRRDVVNLPKSTTGGADYIATNASSAADQNANSGNHSMVRYFT
- the LOC6524910 gene encoding ran-binding protein 16 isoform X5, which codes for MDIQQLEVLCKQLYEATDIRIRAEAEKALVTFVSSQDALPKCQLLLDRADSSYAQLLAASTLTKLIQGLSLEQRIDIRSYALNYLATVPNLQHFVVQALVTLLAKITKFGWFDSFKEEMVFQNLLEDVKKFLQGSVEHCTIGVQILSQLVCEMNSVVEMDVHLSFSKNRKIATSYRDQQLFETFLLSCSLLITARDNSKNINFMDESQQALISHVLRLTKNCLSFDFIGSSTDESADDMNNVQIPTAWRPAFLDSNTLKLFFDLYQILPNGLASYSISCLVQMTSVRRSLFSNSERTKFLTHLVEGVRDILNTLHGLSDPDNYHEFCRLLARLKSNYQLGELIAVPCYAEAIQLIAKFTVQSLHVWLFAPNSVHYLLTLWQRMVASVPYVKSPDPHLLGTYTPEVIKAYIDSRLDAVPVIVRDNLDDPLDDLCMVQQQLEQLSVIERCEYNKTVSLLVQHFDQKAREYENLLQTPNANTIDITIHELQLTWLVYIIGSAIVGRLSVTTSDEHDTMDAELVIRVLQLMSLTDARLPQAGCEKLELAILSFLDQVRKMHSSEQAQKANLNKRLSEVFGLSDEQMLLSFINRKIITNLKFWGRSEPIITKTLMLLSDLSVHFNSVRKLARLEEVQFMLTHHTSEHFPFLGTNSTLSEMRCRTMFYTSLGRLLMFDLGEDEERFYNFLEPLTNQFESLGSVLMDNNIFSNEEAKKAIIGLARDLRGLALPLNARIQYTMLFEWLYYADYLPILLRAMELWAHDPAVTTPILKLFAELVHCRTQRLAGNVSSPMGILLFREASKLICIYGNRILHQEVPRDRLYPMRLKGIAICFLILKNSLGGNYVNCGVFKLYGDDTLDSVLNIIAKLILTIEQSDLLEYPKLSTAYYNLLNCLSQDHVSYLAALEPAAFVYILKSLTKGLAALDSAIYISCCTILDSIVSYIFKQLQMKVSTFPNKKLRSLNQENAQFLKVVEMNSELLQSMMSSLLNNVLAEDCRNQWSMSRPLLVLILLYEDYYRSLKDRIICGQPIEKQQTMAQWFDDLMVGIERNVSSKNKEKFTQNLSTFRRDVVNLPKSTTVT